One region of Bombus affinis isolate iyBomAffi1 chromosome 3, iyBomAffi1.2, whole genome shotgun sequence genomic DNA includes:
- the LOC126914656 gene encoding zinc finger MIZ domain-containing protein 1: protein MVAAATATATATASVVAMQDRQDIPSQFNQMQSQHGIPHQTYNAGYAQRGPMAGMGPVGMSNFNSMGTMSPMHSMNSMNSMNSMNGMNSMNPMSMGGMNGMNGINGMTPMSSMSNMGNMGMNNMMGPNNMQMNKMSIQAQPHQGYPRRLAPYPNPAMHMAQKRQQGPYAGPNPAAMQPAFSGMSSSQYPTNYPSAARPNFQPQYQPMQSMNPSAAGFGPNSMIRSNNMRQTAPSYNTANQATSNQYYGSNGIPVSMGPTTVGNQFVGHQPNSGYAGSASSYGATGAATSQYQQDVASMRTTGAGNLNYQHSPIPGNPTPPLTPATSMPPYISPNPDIKPNFNEMKSPVNIQKDDELRLTFPVRDGIILPPFRLEHNLAVSNHVFQLKSTVHQTLMWRSDLELQLKCFHHEDRQMNTNWPASVQVSVNATPLVIDRGENKTSHKPLYLKDVCQPGRNTIQITVSACCCSHLFVLQLVHRPSVRSVLHGLLRKRLLTAEHCITKIKRNFNNTISNNGIQSEKDVVEQTALKVSLKCPITFKRITLPARGHDCKHIQCFDLESYLQLNCERGAWRCPVCSKPAQLEGLEVDQYMWGILSTLNTAEVEEVTIDSMANWKPAKNLTTGIKSEEENDCKRMTKAMSPGSMNMPTMNNWDMNQAMSPYIPPDMSSIVSGSMMNNTPTTYGNNNINHRNSSGGSFDINSGANTNTNNDYTNGTGPLSHLNESVNSLDPLNAMEKSLNDQMPHTPHTPHTPHTPHTPGGGNSGPPSVPPASQESTGNLNTSGNTNTNITNDTADIPSDLNFDPAAVIDGEGTGQEALNLLPDNVVDPMELLSYLDPPDLNTPPSSGASSGNPSSSDDILALFE, encoded by the exons ATGGTGGCAGCTGCCACCGCTACGGCCACCGCCACTGCTAGCGTGGTGGCCATGCAGGACCGCCAAGACATCCCCTCTCAATTTAATCAG ATGCAGAGCCAACATGGAATACCCCATCAAACTTACAACGCTGGGTACGCCCAAAGAGGACCAATGGCCGGAATGGGGCCAGTCGGGATGAGCAACTTTAATAGCATGGGCACGATGAGCCCAATGCACTCTATGAATTCCATGAATTCGATGAACAGTATGAATGGCATGAACTCGATGAATCCTATGTCGATGGGTGGTATGAACGGTATGAATGGTATAAACGGAATGACCCCCATGAGCTCTATGAGTAACATGGGTAATATGGGCATGAACAATATGATGGGACCTAACAACATGCAAATGAACAAAATGAGCATACAA GCTCAACCTCATCAAGGCTATCCAAGGAGACTAGCGCCTTATCCAAACCCCGCGATGCATATGGCGCAAAAGAGGCAACAGGGCCCGTACGCGGGTCCTAACCCGGCTGCAATGCAGCCAGCCTTCAGCGGCATGTCGTCGTCACAGTATCCGACCAATTACCCTAGTGCAGCGAGACCGAATTTTCAACCTCAATACCAACCTATGCAGAGTATGAATCCGTCGGCTGCTGGCTTTGGACCTAACTCTATGATACGGAGTAATAATATGAGGCAAACTGCGCCTTCATATAACACCGCTAATCAGGCTACTAGTAACCAATATTACGGTAGTAACGGTATACCGGTTAGTATGGGACCTACGACGGTTGGAAATCAATTCGTTGGTCATCAACCAAACTCAGGATACGCCGGTAGCGCGTCTTCATATGGTGCAACTGGTGCTGCAACCAGTCAATATCAACAAGATGTTGCATCGATGAGAACGACAGGCGCGGGGAACTTAAATTACCAACACAGTCCTATTCCCGGTAATCCGACTCCGCCATTGACACCAGCCACCAGTATGCCTCCTTACATCAGTCCGAATCCGGATATTAAGCCTAATTTCAACGAAATGAAATCACCGGTTAATATTCAGA AGGATGATGAGTTAAGATTAACATTCCCCGTGAGGGATGGCATTATTCTTCCACCCTTCCGCTTAGAACATAATCTGGCTGTAAGCAATCATGTTTTCCAACTGAAATCCACGGTACATCAAACGTTGATGTGGCGATCTGACCTGGAACTGCAACTCAAGTGTTTCCATCATGAGGATAGGCAAATGAACACGAATTGGCCAGCGAGCGTGCAAGTTTCTGTAAACGCTACGCCGTTAGTTATTGATCGTGGTGAGAATAAAACATCTCATAAGCCTTTATACCTGAAAGATGTTTGTCAACCTGGAAGAAACACGATACAAATTACTGTATCGGCATGTTGTTGT TCTCATTTGTTCGTGCTTCAATTAGTTCATCGACCAAGTGTGAGAAGCGTACTTCATGGCTTGTTACGTAAAAGGCTACTAACGGCAGAGCATTGTATTACTAAAATTAAACGGAATTTCaataatactatttcaaatAACGGTATACAGTCGGAAAAAGATGTCGTAGAACAAACAGCGCTTAAG gTATCCTTAAAATGTCCTATTACTTTTAAACGTATTACACTGCCAGCTAGAGGACACGACTGTAAACACATTCAATGCTTCGATTTGGAGTCATACCTACAGCTAAATTGTGAACGAGGCGCTTGGCGATGTCCTGTATGCTC aaaacCTGCACAATTAGAAGGTTTAGAAGTTGATCAATATATGTGGGGAATTTTGAGCACTCTAAACACTGCAGAAGTAGAAGAAGTTACGATAGATTCGATGGCTAATTGGAAACCAGCAAAGAATTTAACTACTGGTATAAAATCTGAAGAAGAAAATGATTGTAAGAGAATGACAAAGGCAATGTCACCTGGAAGTATGAACATGCCTACTATGAATAATTGGGATATGAATCAAGCAATGAGTCCGTATATACCACCTGATATGAGTAGCATCGTAAGCGGCTCTATGATGAATAATACACCAACCACGTACGGAAATAATAACATCAATCATCGGAATTCGTCGGGAGGATCTTTCGATATTAATTCCGGAGCGAACACGAATACCAATAATGATTACACTAATGGAACTGGGCCTCTTTCGCACTTAAATGAATCGGTGAACTCTCTAGATCCTCTTAATGCTATGGAAAAATCCCTCAACGATCAA ATGCCCCACACACCTCATACACCTCATACTCCTCACACACCACACACACCAGGTGGTGGAAACAGTGGTCCACCAAGTGTTCCTCCTGCATCCCAAGAATCCACTGGGAACCTCAACACATCTGGTAATACGAATACAAACATAACCAACGATACTGCAGATATACCATCAGATTTAAATTTTGACCCAGCTGCGGTAATAGATGGCGAGGGTACAGGTCAAGAAGCATTGAAT CTCTTGCCAGATAATGTTGTGGATCCAATGGAATTACTTTCATATCTAGATCCACCAGATCTGAATACCCCCCCCAGCAGCGGCGCTAGCAGTGGTAACCCCTCATCAAGTGATGATATATTAGCACTTTTTGAATAA
- the LOC126914731 gene encoding caspase-1-like produces MYSTESDNINNSNKYSDDVADALVFSGNSVSPLKGPLLQTAPTDRYAPYYNMNHAKRGLAIIFNHEFFTITHLKPRCGTNVDCENLVNTFKDLGFEVNDFHNYTHRDIMKNLERVADMDHSEHDCLVVAILSHGDLGILYAHDTSYKPDSIWSLFTSDRCPTLAGKPKLFFIQACQGDKLDAGTTLKERTETDGESVTTFRIPCHADFLIAYSTIPGYYSWRNTTRGSWFMQALCLELRKNGTRHDLLHLLTFVSLRIAVDFESNTPDNITMHQQKQIPCITSMLTRLVMFTPPKNKIV; encoded by the exons ATGTACTCAACAGAAAGTGATAATATAAACAATAGTAACAAATATAGTGATGATGTCGCAGATGCGTTGGTATTTTCGGG aaACAGCGTCAGTCCTCTCAAGGGCCCTTTATTACAAACGGCACCCACAGACCGCTATGCCCCATATTACAACATGAATCATGCAAAACGTGGATTAGCTATTATTTTTAACCATGAATTTTTCACTATTACACATCTTAAACCAAGATGTGGAACAAACGTTGATTGTGAAAATCTTGTCAATACATTTAAAGATCTTGGTTTTGAAGTAAATGATTTTCATAATTACACACATAGAGATATAATGAAAAATTTAGAAAGAG TTGCTGACATGGACCATTCTGAACATGATTGCCTAGTTGTAGCTATATTAAGCCATGGAGATTTAGGAATACTTTATGCTCATGATACTTCTTATAAGCCTGACTCCATTTGGTCTCTCTTTACATCTGATAGATGCCCTACGCTTGCTGGCAAACCAAAACTATTTTTTATACAAGCTTGTCAAGGGGATAAATTAGATGCTGGTACAACATTAAAAGAACGTACAGAAACTGATGGTGAATCAGTTACAACATTCCGTATACCATGTCACGCAGATTTTTTAATTGCATACTCCACAATACCAG GTTATTATTCTTGGAGAAATACTACTCGTGGCTCGTGGTTCATGCAAGCGTTGTGCCTAGAACTACGAAAAAATGGTACTCGTCATGACTTGTTACATTTGCTCACATTTGTTTCTCTGCGAATTGCTGTTGATTTTGAATCCAATACTCCTGATAATATCACAATGCATCAACAAAAACAAATTCCGTGCATTACGTCGATGTTAACTCGTTTAGTAATGTTTACACCtcctaaaaataaaattgtatag
- the LOC126914717 gene encoding ADP-ribosylation factor-like protein 13B isoform X1: MGNCMRSVLQKLQKKKCAEKSIILLIVGLDNAGKTSILNCISGDSDKTTLPTIGFHVVSLKYKSYTVKIYDVGGSSQIRSLWPKYYNGIHGLIYVVDASDISRLTENKVVFGELISHEYISGKPLLLLANKQDINGAIDELDLVENLDIEHAANTMKCPTRVEICSCIWKGDQSKDNTIGIKNGYKWLLDIIVKNYTSLNTRLKNQNAQSEKNIEVQSVVLDSPSRLSVHSNPFKPIKELVLKREDAQAPSVSQNGIVANGKKLKKMFTYRNKTAPLTTEESVIEIKDMSQTVKFTQNTLESQQNVQTLPPILNPVTLDTYSRPVRSKNNRPYTAPERSHFINKITVINIPRQVT, encoded by the exons ATGGGTAATTGTATGCGAAGCGTATTGCAAAAGTTACAAAAGAAGAAATGTGCCGAAAA GAGTATTATCTTGCTTATTGTGGGTCTTGATAATGCGGGAAAAACTTCAATTTTGAACTGCATCAGTGGAG attCAGATAAAACCACTTTACCTACGATAGGGTTCCATGTAGtatctttaaaatataaatcatacactgtaaaaatttatgatgtTGGTGGAAGCTCTCAAATCAGATCTTTATGGCCAAAATACTATAATGGt ATACATGGTCTTATATATGTGGTGGATGCTAGTGATATTTCCCGTCTtacagaaaataaagttgtaTTTGGTGAATTAATTTCACATGAATATATTTCAGGAAAGCCATTGTTGTT GCTTGCAAACAAACAGGATATAAACGGGGCTATTGATGAATTAGATCTCGTTGAAAACTTAGACATAGAACATGCTGCTAATACTATGAAATGTCCCACAAGAGTGGAAATATGTTCATGTATTTGGAAAGGAGATCAGTCAAAAGATAATACTATAGGTATTAAAAATGGATACAA atGGCTGCTGGATATAATAGTGAAGAACTATACAAGTTTAAATACTAGGCTTAAAAATCAAAATGCTCAAAGTGAAAAAAATATTGAAGTACAAAGCGTAGTATTAGATTCACCATCAAGACTATCAGTCCATTCCAATCCCTTTAAGCCAATCAAAGAACTAGTTTTAAAAAgg gaAGATGCTCAAGCACCAAGTGTTTCTCAAAATG GTATAGTAGCAAATGGAAAAAAGCTAAAGAAAATGTTTACATATAGAAATAAGACTGCACCACTGACTACTGAGGAATCTGTCATTGAAATTAAGGATATGTCACAAACTGTTAAATTTACTCAAAACACTCTAGAATCTCAACAGAATGTTCAGACACTTCCACCAATATTAAATCCAGTAACACTAGATACATATTCACGTCCAGTTAGATCAAAAAATAATCGTCCATATACAGCTCCAGAGCGTTCACATTTTATAAATAAGATAACAGTAATTAATATTCCTAGGCAAGTAACATAA
- the LOC126914717 gene encoding ADP-ribosylation factor-like protein 13B isoform X2 gives MMLVEALKSDLYGQNTIMIHGLIYVVDASDISRLTENKVVFGELISHEYISGKPLLLLANKQDINGAIDELDLVENLDIEHAANTMKCPTRVEICSCIWKGDQSKDNTIGIKNGYKWLLDIIVKNYTSLNTRLKNQNAQSEKNIEVQSVVLDSPSRLSVHSNPFKPIKELVLKREDAQAPSVSQNGIVANGKKLKKMFTYRNKTAPLTTEESVIEIKDMSQTVKFTQNTLESQQNVQTLPPILNPVTLDTYSRPVRSKNNRPYTAPERSHFINKITVINIPRQVT, from the exons atgatgtTGGTGGAAGCTCTCAAATCAGATCTTTATGGCCAAAATACTATAATG ATACATGGTCTTATATATGTGGTGGATGCTAGTGATATTTCCCGTCTtacagaaaataaagttgtaTTTGGTGAATTAATTTCACATGAATATATTTCAGGAAAGCCATTGTTGTT GCTTGCAAACAAACAGGATATAAACGGGGCTATTGATGAATTAGATCTCGTTGAAAACTTAGACATAGAACATGCTGCTAATACTATGAAATGTCCCACAAGAGTGGAAATATGTTCATGTATTTGGAAAGGAGATCAGTCAAAAGATAATACTATAGGTATTAAAAATGGATACAA atGGCTGCTGGATATAATAGTGAAGAACTATACAAGTTTAAATACTAGGCTTAAAAATCAAAATGCTCAAAGTGAAAAAAATATTGAAGTACAAAGCGTAGTATTAGATTCACCATCAAGACTATCAGTCCATTCCAATCCCTTTAAGCCAATCAAAGAACTAGTTTTAAAAAgg gaAGATGCTCAAGCACCAAGTGTTTCTCAAAATG GTATAGTAGCAAATGGAAAAAAGCTAAAGAAAATGTTTACATATAGAAATAAGACTGCACCACTGACTACTGAGGAATCTGTCATTGAAATTAAGGATATGTCACAAACTGTTAAATTTACTCAAAACACTCTAGAATCTCAACAGAATGTTCAGACACTTCCACCAATATTAAATCCAGTAACACTAGATACATATTCACGTCCAGTTAGATCAAAAAATAATCGTCCATATACAGCTCCAGAGCGTTCACATTTTATAAATAAGATAACAGTAATTAATATTCCTAGGCAAGTAACATAA
- the LOC126914739 gene encoding pyrroline-5-carboxylate reductase 2-like has translation MNDHFLSTKVGFIGGGNMASAIGAGLIRKGILDPNNVWVSARTSKTLSFWNDLGAHATLKNGEVVDNCEIIFLAMKPQMLDDALKCTKETMTVHHHYKLFVSVLVGVTLETLSNKLKSIVSHPRIIRCMPNTPMMVGEGITVYCSVNATVQDEVMVEELLSYIGVTEHVPQSLMNAIGALSGSSPAYAYLVIEALADGAVKMGVPRPMATKFAAQVLVGAGKMVLETGKHPGQLKDEVCSPGGTTIAGIHAMECGQVRASMMNAIEAAVKRANELTSLTSITQ, from the exons ATGAATGACCATTTTTTGTCAACTAAGGTGGGTTTCATTGGTGGTGGAAATATGGCCAGTGCTATTGGTGCTGGTTTAATTCGTAAAG GTATTTTAGATCCAAACAATGTATGGGTTTCTGCTCGTACTTCTAAAACTCTAAGCTTTTGGAACGACTTAGGTGCCCATGCTACTTTAAAAAATGGAGAAGTAGTGGATAATTGTGAAATCATATTTTTAGCTATGAAGCCTCAAATGCTTGATGATGCACTTAAGTGTACCAAAGAAACAATGACAGTACATCATCACTATAAACTTTTTGTTTCAGTTCTTGTaggagttacattagagacttTATCTaat AAACTTAAATCTATTGTTAGTCATCCTAGAATAATTAGATGTATGCCTAACACTCCAATGATGGTTGGAGAAGGAATAACAG TATATTGTTCTGTGAATGCAACGGTTCAAGATGAAGTTATGGTAGAAGAGTTATTGTCATATATTGGTGTAACTGAACATGTTCCTCAGTCTCTTATGAATGCTATAGGTGCTCTTTCAGGATCTAGTCCTGCTTAT GCATATCTTGTTATAGAAGCATTAGCAGATGGTGCTGTAAAAATGGGCGTTCCAAGACCtatggcaacaaaatttgcAGCTCAAGTATTGGTTGGAGCTGGTAAAATGGTGTTAGAAACAGGCAAACATCCTGGTCAGTTAAAGGATGAAGTATGTTCTCCAGGAGGTACAACTATTGCAGGCATTCATGCTATGGAATGTGGGCAAGTCAG AGCTTCTATGATGAATGCAATTGAAGCTGCAGTAAAGAGGGCAAATGAACTAACGTCCTTAACGTCCATAACACAATAA
- the LOC126914719 gene encoding pre-mRNA-splicing factor 18 isoform X2 — protein sequence MSWLILQQNNRKYFRRSELIAKNQEVKEVQENNDEDVKINTTQQEDSVTDGSSEHLTLPRHEVIRRLRERSEPILLFGESEIEAFKRLRKCEILEPEVNKGFRNDFQEAMEQVDQAYLNEILASSKPQDRDGKGDVHVPDEGVTYEDLQKMSIKLNKGDRDFDLNVITQFIQFLVQMWGNQLNSRSTAEKMSTRGKMASATYAQTREYLKPLLRKLKNRSLPEDITDSLTDIVKHLLERNYILASDAYLQMAIGNSPWPIGVTMVGIHARTGREKIFSKNVAHVMNDETQRKYIQALKRLMTKCQEYYPTDPSRCVEYSKT from the exons ATGTCTTG GTTAATATTGCAGCAAAATAACCGGAAATATTTTAGAAGAAGTGAACTAATAGCAAAAAATCAAGAAGTGAAGGAAGTACAAGAAAATAATGATGAGGATGTTAAAATTAATACGACTCAACAAGAAGACTCTGTAACTGATGGTAGCTCTGAGCATTTAACATTACCTAGACATGAAGTGATTAGAAGGTTACGTGAAAGAAGTGAACCTATACTACTATTTGGAGAATCAGAAATAGAAGCATTTAAACGATTAAGAAAATGTGAAATTCTTGAGCCTGAAGTGAATAAG gGTTTTAGAAATGATTTTCAAGAAGCTATGGAACAAGTAGATCAAGCATATCTAAATGAAATACTAGCTTCTTCTAAACCTCAAGATCGTGATGGAAAAGGAGACGTACATGTACCAGATGAAGGAGTTACCTATGAAGATTTACAAAAAATGTCTATAAAATTAAACAAGGGTGACAGGGATTTTGACTTAAATGTCATTACTCAATTTATACAATTCTTAGTACAAATGTGGGGCAATCAATTAAATAGTAGAAGTACTGCTGAAAAAATGAGTACTAGAGGAAAGATGGCTAGTGCTACTTATGCCCAAACAAGAGAATACTTGAAACCTCTtcttagaaaattaaaaaatagatcTCTGCCAGAAGATATTACGGATAGTTTAACCGATATTGTAAAACATTTACTTGAACGTAATTACATACTG gcAAGTGATGCATACCTACAAATGGCAATTGGAAATTCTCCATGGCCTATTGGAGTAACTATGGTCGGTATTCATGCACGTACTGGAAGAGAAAAGATTTTCTCAAAGAACGTTGCACATGTAATGAACGATGAAACTCAAAGAAAATATATTCAAGCATTAAAAAGGCTAATGACCAAGTGTCAGGAGTACTATCCTACAGATCCGTCTCGTTGTGTAGAATATTCAAAAAcctaa
- the LOC126914719 gene encoding pre-mRNA-splicing factor 18 isoform X1 — translation MDILKAEIMKKRKQLEESNVLQNNRKYFRRSELIAKNQEVKEVQENNDEDVKINTTQQEDSVTDGSSEHLTLPRHEVIRRLRERSEPILLFGESEIEAFKRLRKCEILEPEVNKGFRNDFQEAMEQVDQAYLNEILASSKPQDRDGKGDVHVPDEGVTYEDLQKMSIKLNKGDRDFDLNVITQFIQFLVQMWGNQLNSRSTAEKMSTRGKMASATYAQTREYLKPLLRKLKNRSLPEDITDSLTDIVKHLLERNYILASDAYLQMAIGNSPWPIGVTMVGIHARTGREKIFSKNVAHVMNDETQRKYIQALKRLMTKCQEYYPTDPSRCVEYSKT, via the exons ATGGATATTTTAAAAGCAGAAATaatgaagaaaagaaaacagtTGGAGGAGAGCAATGTCTTG CAAAATAACCGGAAATATTTTAGAAGAAGTGAACTAATAGCAAAAAATCAAGAAGTGAAGGAAGTACAAGAAAATAATGATGAGGATGTTAAAATTAATACGACTCAACAAGAAGACTCTGTAACTGATGGTAGCTCTGAGCATTTAACATTACCTAGACATGAAGTGATTAGAAGGTTACGTGAAAGAAGTGAACCTATACTACTATTTGGAGAATCAGAAATAGAAGCATTTAAACGATTAAGAAAATGTGAAATTCTTGAGCCTGAAGTGAATAAG gGTTTTAGAAATGATTTTCAAGAAGCTATGGAACAAGTAGATCAAGCATATCTAAATGAAATACTAGCTTCTTCTAAACCTCAAGATCGTGATGGAAAAGGAGACGTACATGTACCAGATGAAGGAGTTACCTATGAAGATTTACAAAAAATGTCTATAAAATTAAACAAGGGTGACAGGGATTTTGACTTAAATGTCATTACTCAATTTATACAATTCTTAGTACAAATGTGGGGCAATCAATTAAATAGTAGAAGTACTGCTGAAAAAATGAGTACTAGAGGAAAGATGGCTAGTGCTACTTATGCCCAAACAAGAGAATACTTGAAACCTCTtcttagaaaattaaaaaatagatcTCTGCCAGAAGATATTACGGATAGTTTAACCGATATTGTAAAACATTTACTTGAACGTAATTACATACTG gcAAGTGATGCATACCTACAAATGGCAATTGGAAATTCTCCATGGCCTATTGGAGTAACTATGGTCGGTATTCATGCACGTACTGGAAGAGAAAAGATTTTCTCAAAGAACGTTGCACATGTAATGAACGATGAAACTCAAAGAAAATATATTCAAGCATTAAAAAGGCTAATGACCAAGTGTCAGGAGTACTATCCTACAGATCCGTCTCGTTGTGTAGAATATTCAAAAAcctaa